The following proteins are co-located in the Conyzicola lurida genome:
- a CDS encoding siderophore-interacting protein — MARIRTPDNPQLFRATVIRSGLVTPSLQRVTIGGDSLADFPWMGYDHWFRLFMRKPGQALFTLPDLTGAKWYKQWLAIPEDLRPHCANYTVADYRPADREMDIEFVVHRNAAGELEGAAAIWACSVQPGDEMAVLDQGIIYDQPDDASEVTIVADESGLPAVAGILRSLPAHAVGRVIQEVPTLGDRRTLVGPAGVTVSWIVREDTGTVAGVKALEALKAHSDVDPHGYGFVIGESKLATEGRRHLHRLGLPKSRITFSGFWKH, encoded by the coding sequence ATGGCCAGAATCCGTACCCCCGACAACCCACAGCTTTTCCGGGCCACGGTGATCCGCAGCGGACTCGTCACTCCGAGCCTGCAGCGCGTCACGATCGGTGGCGACTCCCTCGCCGACTTCCCGTGGATGGGGTACGACCACTGGTTCCGCCTGTTCATGCGCAAGCCCGGGCAGGCCTTATTCACCCTCCCCGACCTGACCGGCGCCAAGTGGTACAAGCAGTGGCTCGCGATCCCCGAAGACCTGCGCCCGCACTGCGCCAACTACACGGTCGCCGACTACCGCCCCGCCGACCGCGAGATGGACATCGAATTCGTCGTGCACCGCAACGCCGCCGGCGAGCTCGAGGGTGCGGCCGCTATCTGGGCGTGCTCCGTGCAGCCCGGCGACGAGATGGCCGTGCTCGACCAGGGCATCATCTACGACCAGCCGGATGACGCGTCCGAGGTCACCATCGTCGCCGACGAGAGCGGGCTTCCCGCTGTCGCGGGCATCCTGCGCTCCCTGCCCGCGCACGCCGTAGGCCGCGTCATCCAGGAGGTCCCCACCCTGGGCGACCGCCGCACTCTCGTCGGCCCCGCCGGCGTCACCGTCTCCTGGATCGTGCGCGAGGACACCGGCACCGTCGCCGGGGTCAAGGCGCTCGAGGCGCTGAAGGCACATTCCGACGTCGACCCCCATGGCTACGGCTTCGTGATCGGCGAGTCGAAGCTCGCGACCGAGGGCCGACGCCACCTGCACCGCCTCGGCCTGCCGAAGAGCCGCATCACGTTCAGCGGGTTCTGGAAGCACTGA